CCGCCTTTTGAGGCTCGTTTCCGGGTTGTGCTGATCCGCGACATCCACCTGACCATGCGCCGAAAAGAGGCGACCAACAGCCTGCTGAAAACCCTTGAGGAGCCGCCGGCCGACACCATCTTTATCCTGACCGGTGACGAAGCGGGCGATATTCTGCCCACCATCCTGTCCCGCTGCCAGATTATCTCGTTCTTTCCACTGCCCTATGAAGCGGTCGCCGAGGCACTGACGCACGACAAGATCGACCGGACGGAAGCCATGGCTCTCAGCGCCATTGCCGAAGGGAGTCTGGGAAGGGCCCGCCTTCTTGCCGCCGAAGAACTGCTGCCCCTGCGCCGGGAAATCGTCGAAAAACTCATTGCCCTTGCGCCGGGCCGGCCGGAGACGGTGGAAACGGTTTTCCAACTGGCGGAGCGGGCGGCCGAAGCAAAGGACAACCTGGAAGAACTGCTTGATCTCCTCACCATCTGGATCCGGGATATCATGCTGAGCCGGCAGGGACTCGCCGCAAGAACGATCAATCATGATCTCCGCGACATTTTACCGGCCGCCGCCTCCAGATGGAGCGATGAAGAGTTGAACGAGCGACTTTCTCTCATCACCAGGGCCCGCCGGCAGCTTCTCCACAACTGCAACCGGGCCCTGGTTTGCGAAGTGCTTTTCTTTGGCCTGGTTTGATGGTATATACAAACTTTGGTGAAAATCCGTACCATTTCGGCCAAACCAGGGAACACCCCCAGGTCGCGGAGGAACTTCTTGTCGATTTTTTTCTCTGCCCTCCGCGGGTTCCGTGGTGAAAAAATTACCGGAACACAACTCAGGAATACGACTCGACAACATGCAACAGGAACAGCAAACAGAGCCCGTCAAACAGGAAAAACTCTATAAAATCCAGTTCCGCGACAAAGGGCCGATCTTTTCCGCCACCTCCCCGATT
This region of Desulfobulbaceae bacterium DB1 genomic DNA includes:
- a CDS encoding DNA polymerase III subunit delta', with product MLITFSSIIGQEKAKQFLLSAFHGKRTGHAYLFRGPAGVGKKTCALAFAALVNCREPNNGEICRVCPSCIKYQSGNHPDLLEILPQGTSAIKIDQIRELKKTLTYPPFEARFRVVLIRDIHLTMRRKEATNSLLKTLEEPPADTIFILTGDEAGDILPTILSRCQIISFFPLPYEAVAEALTHDKIDRTEAMALSAIAEGSLGRARLLAAEELLPLRREIVEKLIALAPGRPETVETVFQLAERAAEAKDNLEELLDLLTIWIRDIMLSRQGLAARTINHDLRDILPAAASRWSDEELNERLSLITRARRQLLHNCNRALVCEVLFFGLV